In the genome of Bradyrhizobium sp. CIAT3101, one region contains:
- a CDS encoding carbonic anhydrase, whose protein sequence is MITFPKHLLEGYNAFATQRLPAEQNRYRELSVKGQFPEVMVIGCCDSRVAPETIFDVGPGELFVVRNIANLVPVYQPDGNAHGVSAALEYAVTVLKVKHIVILGHAQCGGIRAFVDKIEPLTPGDFIGKWMQMFIKPGEVVEQRDHETMAQFVERIEKAAVFRSLENLMTFPFVRKAVESGQMQLHGAYFGVAEGTLFVLDKTSKEFKSARSVV, encoded by the coding sequence ATGATCACATTCCCGAAGCATTTGCTGGAAGGCTACAACGCCTTCGCCACTCAGCGGCTGCCGGCCGAGCAGAACCGCTATCGCGAGCTGTCGGTGAAGGGACAGTTCCCGGAAGTGATGGTGATCGGCTGCTGCGACAGCCGCGTCGCGCCGGAGACCATTTTCGACGTCGGCCCGGGCGAATTGTTCGTGGTCCGCAACATCGCCAACCTGGTGCCGGTGTATCAGCCCGACGGCAACGCGCACGGTGTCTCGGCCGCGCTCGAATATGCCGTGACGGTGCTGAAGGTGAAGCACATCGTCATCCTCGGCCACGCGCAATGCGGCGGCATCCGCGCCTTCGTCGACAAGATCGAGCCGCTGACGCCCGGCGACTTCATCGGCAAATGGATGCAGATGTTCATCAAGCCGGGCGAGGTGGTCGAGCAGCGCGACCACGAGACCATGGCGCAATTCGTCGAGCGCATCGAGAAGGCCGCGGTGTTCCGCAGCCTGGAAAACCTGATGACGTTCCCGTTCGTGCGCAAGGCCGTCGAGAGCGGCCAGATGCAGCTGCACGGCGCCTATTTCGGCGTCGCGGAGGGAACGCTGTTCGTGCTGGACAAGACGAGCAAGGAATTCAAGAGCGCGCGGAGCGTGGTGTAG
- a CDS encoding CoA ester lyase, whose amino-acid sequence MTRPRRSHLFMPGSNPRALEKARNLAADGLILDLEDSVAPDAKAVARDGIAAAIAAKGFGKREILIRTNGLDTQWWADDVAMAAKASPDGILVPKVSSIEDLQTIGHHLAELGAAPTVKVWAMIETARAVLHAEELAVAGRDPKTRLSGFVFGPNDISRETRIKMMPGRAAMLPMITHCILATRAAGLEILDGPYSDINNPDGFATECAQGRDLGFDGKTLIHPSQIEACNAIFTPPDEEIARARKIIAAFELPENVSRGAIRLDGAMVERLHADMARRTIEIADAIAAMGKG is encoded by the coding sequence ATGACCCGCCCGCGCCGCAGCCACCTGTTCATGCCCGGCTCCAATCCCCGCGCCCTTGAAAAGGCACGAAATCTCGCCGCCGACGGCCTCATCCTGGACCTCGAGGATTCCGTCGCTCCCGACGCCAAGGCGGTGGCGCGCGACGGCATCGCCGCCGCGATCGCCGCAAAAGGCTTCGGCAAGCGCGAGATCCTGATCCGGACCAACGGCCTCGACACGCAATGGTGGGCCGATGACGTCGCGATGGCGGCCAAGGCGTCGCCGGACGGTATCCTGGTTCCCAAGGTTTCAAGCATTGAGGATCTCCAGACCATCGGCCACCATCTCGCCGAGCTCGGCGCGGCGCCGACCGTGAAGGTCTGGGCCATGATCGAGACCGCGCGCGCGGTGCTGCATGCCGAGGAGCTGGCGGTGGCCGGCCGCGATCCGAAGACGCGCCTCTCCGGTTTCGTGTTCGGCCCGAACGACATCTCGCGCGAGACGCGCATCAAGATGATGCCGGGCCGCGCCGCGATGCTCCCGATGATCACCCATTGCATCCTGGCGACGCGCGCCGCCGGCCTCGAGATCCTCGATGGCCCCTATAGCGACATCAACAATCCCGACGGCTTTGCCACCGAATGCGCGCAAGGCCGTGATCTCGGCTTCGACGGCAAGACGCTGATTCATCCGTCGCAGATCGAGGCCTGCAACGCGATCTTCACCCCGCCGGACGAGGAGATCGCGCGCGCCCGAAAAATCATCGCGGCGTTCGAGCTGCCGGAAAACGTCTCGCGCGGTGCGATCCGGCTCGACGGCGCAATGGTCGAGCGCCTGCACGCCGACATGGCGCGACGCACGATCGAGATCGCGGATGCGATCGCGGCGATGGGGAAGGGCTAG
- a CDS encoding DUF1269 domain-containing protein, which translates to MSDLVAIVYPSEAKAEEVRQKILKLQKEYLIAIQDAVIAVKTEDSVKLNQLVNTAMMGAASGSFWGLLFGMVFLNPLIGVALGAGAGALGGALTDFGIKDNFMKDLAAKVKSGDAVLFLLIKSMTADKVLNEIKDAGGTVLKTSLDEKKEQHLRDTLAAASQSKAA; encoded by the coding sequence ATGTCAGACCTTGTTGCGATCGTATACCCATCCGAAGCCAAGGCAGAAGAAGTTCGGCAGAAGATACTCAAGCTCCAGAAGGAATATCTGATCGCGATCCAGGATGCCGTGATCGCAGTCAAGACAGAGGATTCCGTCAAGCTCAATCAGCTCGTGAACACTGCGATGATGGGCGCCGCAAGCGGCAGCTTCTGGGGACTGCTGTTTGGAATGGTGTTCCTGAATCCTCTTATCGGCGTGGCCCTCGGTGCCGGCGCAGGCGCATTGGGTGGCGCGCTGACCGATTTCGGCATCAAAGATAACTTCATGAAGGATCTCGCCGCGAAGGTGAAATCGGGCGACGCCGTTCTGTTCCTGCTCATCAAGAGCATGACCGCAGACAAGGTTCTCAATGAGATCAAGGATGCGGGAGGGACGGTCCTCAAGACCTCGCTCGATGAAAAGAAGGAACAACACCTGCGCGATACCCTCGCAGCCGCCAGTCAGTCCAAAGCGGCCTAG
- a CDS encoding LssY C-terminal domain-containing protein — protein MTNPAENGTKKRRWLFRLAIVLLVYLALAYFLVPLLWIHHEHEAGLASLPMVTRTSDDIPADPLNVGIVGNDEDLVRAMNAAGWFAADAVTLRSSVEIVGSVVLDRPYHNAPVSPLYYLGKKEQFAFEKPVGRSADRRHHVRFWRALDKGDDGRPVWLGSATFDRGVGLSHDTGQVTHHIDPDIDAERDLLMTDLRKANVVSNFFQISGIGPTLFGRNGGGDPYYTDGEIHVAVLVPGAANGPADPPTIPPPSLIALKDAVWHGIAGQAKSEP, from the coding sequence ATGACCAACCCAGCCGAGAACGGGACGAAGAAGCGACGGTGGCTTTTCCGTTTGGCAATTGTGCTGCTCGTCTATCTGGCGCTGGCGTATTTCCTCGTGCCCCTGCTGTGGATTCACCACGAGCACGAGGCCGGACTTGCTTCGTTGCCGATGGTGACCAGGACATCGGACGATATCCCCGCCGATCCCCTGAACGTCGGTATCGTCGGCAACGACGAAGACCTCGTCCGCGCCATGAATGCGGCCGGATGGTTTGCCGCCGATGCCGTGACCCTGCGTTCGAGTGTCGAGATCGTCGGGAGCGTGGTGCTGGATCGCCCCTATCACAACGCTCCCGTCAGCCCGCTCTACTATCTAGGAAAGAAGGAGCAATTCGCTTTCGAGAAGCCCGTCGGGCGCAGCGCGGATCGACGGCATCACGTTCGGTTCTGGAGGGCCCTCGACAAGGGTGACGACGGTCGACCGGTCTGGCTTGGCTCGGCGACCTTCGACCGGGGTGTCGGACTAAGCCACGACACGGGACAGGTCACTCATCACATCGATCCCGACATCGATGCCGAGCGTGACCTCCTGATGACCGATTTGCGCAAGGCCAACGTCGTCAGCAATTTCTTTCAGATCTCGGGCATAGGCCCGACGCTGTTCGGCCGAAATGGCGGTGGCGACCCCTACTACACCGACGGCGAGATCCATGTTGCCGTGCTGGTGCCGGGCGCGGCAAATGGACCTGCCGATCCGCCGACCATCCCACCGCCTTCGCTCATCGCCCTGAAGGACGCCGTGTGGCACGGCATCGCCGGCCAGGCCAAAAGCGAGCCCTAG
- a CDS encoding TonB-dependent siderophore receptor, translating to MRDAPDRSQNIRCLLLGDARLAVYCTSCLVGAMRRGINKKSLRGVMIYDLKCTRTIGFVCVSMLLTTTASFAQQSDRPSSAGTAQPLPPVTVSAPEHRAAPARRQHASSPARSRRQAGRGESAPAAAAPATVGAQRAALPVPYVGGQIARGGRLGLLGNKDYMETPYSLTSYTEKTIRDQQATSVAEVLTNSDPSVRAAIGSSNRYDALTIRGFRVENSEIALNGLYGLVPAYRINPAPIERIELLKGPAAFLSGMAPQGSIGGSVNVVTKRADEDLTRLTVGYISNARFGTEVDVARRYGDQKEWGVRFNGGIDGGNTTIDRQSVRDGVGSLGVDYRGERFRWSADVIYQDDWMKAAARGYTPVKGIAVPNAPDPRINLAQPFDYARAKSLTGLTRAEYDLSNNVTVFGAIGGNQFGYDKREAPGATLLTTSGDALSTSRFQTGKSEGVSGEAGVRARFDTGPVSHEVVVSGSALNRTDWLGQTNYGNYLTNIYAPTILASPGTPVSSFPEGKSAFLGLRSVGVADTLSMMNGMLQVIVGARQQQVVANNYDSVSGLETTHYDQSATSPSVALLVRPIKEVSFYASYIEGLTPGPTPPSGAANTNQVFAPFKTKQYEVGTKLDLGRFGASLAAFQISLPSGVTDPVSKIYSLDGEQRNRGIELNTFGEVGPGIRVLGGVTYLDARLTKTDGHLYDGNHAIGAPGWQSNLGIEWDAPFLPGLTTTARAIYTSRAYVSSDNIQSVPAWMTFDIGARYATSLAGRPTTFRASVTNLFDNRYWIGNPTGYVISGMPRTLWLSMSVDF from the coding sequence GTGCGCGACGCGCCGGATCGCTCTCAAAATATTAGATGCCTTCTATTAGGCGACGCGCGTCTCGCTGTTTATTGCACATCGTGTCTCGTCGGCGCGATGAGACGGGGCATCAATAAGAAAAGTCTCCGGGGTGTTATGATTTACGACTTGAAGTGCACGCGCACGATTGGATTCGTGTGCGTATCGATGCTGCTGACCACGACCGCATCGTTCGCCCAGCAATCGGACCGTCCATCGTCGGCTGGAACTGCGCAGCCACTTCCTCCCGTGACCGTGTCCGCGCCCGAGCACCGCGCTGCGCCCGCCCGGAGGCAGCATGCGTCTAGTCCGGCGCGGTCGAGACGTCAGGCCGGTCGCGGCGAAAGCGCGCCGGCGGCAGCAGCACCGGCGACAGTCGGTGCGCAGCGTGCCGCATTGCCGGTGCCCTATGTCGGCGGGCAAATCGCGCGCGGCGGCCGGCTCGGCCTGCTCGGCAACAAGGACTATATGGAAACGCCGTACAGCCTCACCAGCTATACGGAGAAGACCATCCGTGACCAGCAGGCGACCAGCGTCGCGGAAGTTCTCACCAATTCCGATCCGTCGGTGCGCGCTGCCATCGGCAGCAGCAATCGCTATGACGCGCTGACCATTCGCGGCTTCCGCGTCGAAAACAGCGAGATCGCGTTGAACGGGCTGTACGGTCTCGTGCCGGCCTATCGCATCAACCCGGCGCCGATCGAACGCATTGAACTGCTCAAGGGCCCGGCGGCGTTCCTCAGCGGCATGGCCCCGCAGGGAAGCATCGGCGGCAGCGTCAATGTGGTGACCAAGCGTGCCGACGAGGATCTGACGCGCCTGACCGTCGGCTATATCTCGAACGCCCGCTTCGGCACGGAGGTCGACGTGGCGCGCCGCTACGGCGATCAGAAGGAATGGGGCGTCCGGTTCAATGGCGGGATCGATGGTGGAAACACCACGATCGATCGCCAGTCGGTGCGTGACGGTGTCGGCTCGCTCGGCGTCGATTACCGGGGCGAGCGATTCCGATGGTCTGCCGACGTCATCTATCAAGACGACTGGATGAAGGCTGCGGCGCGTGGCTATACCCCGGTCAAGGGCATCGCAGTGCCGAATGCGCCCGATCCGCGCATCAATCTCGCCCAGCCCTTCGATTATGCCCGCGCAAAGAGCCTCACCGGCCTGACGCGCGCCGAATATGATCTGTCGAACAACGTGACCGTGTTTGGCGCCATCGGCGGAAATCAGTTCGGCTACGACAAGCGGGAGGCGCCGGGCGCGACGCTCCTCACGACGTCGGGTGACGCACTTTCAACGTCGCGCTTCCAGACCGGCAAGTCCGAGGGCGTGTCCGGCGAAGCCGGTGTGCGGGCCCGTTTCGACACCGGTCCGGTCAGTCACGAGGTGGTCGTCAGCGGCAGCGCTTTGAACCGTACCGATTGGCTCGGCCAGACCAACTATGGAAACTACCTGACGAACATCTACGCGCCGACGATCCTGGCGAGCCCGGGCACGCCGGTCTCTTCATTCCCGGAAGGCAAGTCGGCTTTTCTCGGACTTCGCAGCGTTGGTGTCGCCGACACCCTCTCGATGATGAACGGGATGCTCCAGGTGATCGTCGGGGCCCGGCAGCAGCAGGTCGTCGCGAACAACTACGACAGCGTCAGCGGGCTGGAGACGACCCACTACGATCAAAGCGCCACATCGCCCTCCGTGGCACTGCTGGTGCGGCCGATCAAGGAAGTGTCCTTTTATGCGAGCTACATCGAAGGTCTCACGCCCGGGCCGACGCCTCCGTCCGGTGCGGCCAACACCAACCAGGTGTTCGCTCCGTTCAAGACCAAGCAGTACGAGGTCGGGACCAAGCTCGATCTCGGGCGATTCGGCGCAAGCCTGGCGGCGTTCCAGATCAGCCTGCCCAGCGGCGTCACCGATCCCGTTTCAAAAATCTACAGCCTCGACGGCGAACAGCGAAATCGCGGCATCGAGCTCAATACCTTCGGCGAGGTCGGCCCCGGCATTCGGGTTCTGGGCGGCGTAACCTATCTCGACGCGCGCCTCACCAAGACCGATGGCCATCTCTATGACGGGAATCATGCGATCGGTGCGCCGGGCTGGCAGAGCAATCTCGGCATCGAGTGGGATGCGCCCTTCCTGCCTGGACTGACAACGACGGCGCGCGCCATCTACACCAGCCGGGCCTATGTCAGCTCGGACAACATCCAGAGCGTGCCGGCCTGGATGACCTTCGACATCGGTGCGCGTTATGCGACCAGCCTGGCCGGGCGGCCCACCACGTTCCGCGCGTCCGTCACCAACCTGTTCGACAACCGCTACTGGATCGGCAACCCGACCGGCTACGTGATCAGCGGCATGCCGCGGACGCTGTGGTTGTCGATGTCGGTCGACTTCTGA
- a CDS encoding DUF6455 family protein, with amino-acid sequence MSTASRPYPIVQDLIESFAGWLKHRRELNELRQLDRSDFDRIANDLRIAPDDLEDLVRHGHHAADELPQMLDRLGIDSDRLQRAQPLLLRDMERVCSLCHHKARCNLELVTGTAAENYPGYCGNASTLESLDRAEIAPH; translated from the coding sequence ATGAGCACCGCAAGCAGGCCCTATCCCATCGTCCAGGACCTCATCGAATCCTTTGCCGGCTGGCTGAAGCATCGCCGCGAGCTGAACGAGTTGCGGCAGCTCGATCGCTCCGATTTCGACCGCATCGCCAACGATCTCAGGATCGCACCCGACGATCTCGAAGACCTCGTCCGCCACGGCCACCACGCCGCCGACGAGCTGCCGCAGATGCTCGACCGGCTCGGCATCGACAGCGACCGCCTGCAGCGTGCGCAACCGCTGCTGCTGCGCGACATGGAGCGGGTCTGCTCGCTGTGCCATCACAAGGCACGCTGCAACCTGGAGCTCGTCACCGGCACTGCCGCCGAGAACTACCCCGGCTATTGCGGCAACGCGTCGACGCTGGAATCGCTCGATCGCGCCGAAATCGCGCCGCACTGA
- the leuD gene encoding 3-isopropylmalate dehydratase small subunit, which yields MDKFTTLEGVAAPLKIINVDTDMIIPKQYLKTIKRTGLGKGLFSEQRYKDDGSENPDFVLNQPAYRTSKVLVAGDNFGCGSSREHAPWALLDFGIRCVISTSFGDIFYNNCFKNGILPIRVSQEDLDKLFDDAERGANATLTIDLPNQEIRGPDGGKVKFEIDPFRKHCLINGLDDIGLTMEKKSSIDTYEDKLKRERAWA from the coding sequence ATGGACAAGTTCACCACGCTGGAAGGCGTCGCGGCGCCGCTGAAGATCATCAATGTCGACACCGACATGATCATTCCGAAGCAGTACCTCAAGACCATCAAGCGCACCGGCCTTGGCAAGGGACTGTTCTCCGAGCAGCGCTACAAGGACGACGGCAGCGAGAATCCGGATTTCGTCCTCAACCAGCCCGCCTATCGCACCTCGAAGGTGCTGGTTGCCGGCGACAATTTCGGCTGCGGCTCGAGCCGCGAGCACGCGCCCTGGGCGCTGCTCGATTTCGGCATCCGCTGCGTGATCTCGACCTCGTTCGGCGACATCTTCTACAACAACTGCTTCAAGAACGGCATTCTGCCGATCCGCGTGTCGCAGGAAGACCTCGACAAGCTGTTCGACGACGCCGAGCGCGGCGCCAACGCGACGCTGACGATCGACCTGCCGAACCAGGAAATCCGCGGTCCCGACGGCGGCAAGGTCAAGTTCGAGATCGACCCGTTCCGCAAGCACTGCCTGATCAACGGCCTCGACGACATCGGTCTCACGATGGAGAAGAAGTCCTCGATCGATACCTATGAGGACAAGCTGAAGCGCGAACGCGCCTGGGCTTGA
- a CDS encoding pyridoxamine 5'-phosphate oxidase family protein, with amino-acid sequence MGKQFAKIEPEHRAFIERQKIFFVASAPPKGRINVSPKGLSSFRVLGDNDVAYLDCTGSGSETRAHLLASDDKRLTIMFCAFEGPPVILRLYGQGRSLMRGTPEYADLAPGFEDMTGARQIVRLSVELVQTSCGMGVPLFDYKQERGSLVRYWTKQGVDNLRKYWGLKNMKSIDGLPTGFVPESMAPPP; translated from the coding sequence ATGGGCAAGCAATTCGCGAAGATCGAACCGGAGCACCGGGCTTTCATCGAGCGTCAAAAAATCTTCTTCGTCGCGAGCGCCCCGCCGAAAGGGCGCATCAACGTGTCCCCCAAGGGCCTGTCCTCGTTCCGGGTGCTCGGAGACAATGACGTCGCCTACCTCGATTGCACCGGTAGCGGCAGCGAGACCCGCGCGCACCTGCTTGCCTCCGACGACAAGCGCCTGACCATCATGTTTTGCGCCTTCGAAGGACCCCCGGTGATCCTGCGGCTCTATGGCCAGGGCCGGTCGCTGATGCGCGGCACGCCGGAGTACGCCGATCTCGCTCCTGGGTTCGAGGACATGACCGGAGCACGCCAGATCGTGCGCCTCTCGGTCGAGCTGGTGCAGACATCGTGCGGCATGGGCGTGCCCCTGTTCGACTACAAGCAGGAGCGCGGCAGCCTGGTGCGCTACTGGACGAAGCAGGGCGTCGACAATCTGCGCAAATACTGGGGCCTGAAGAACATGAAGAGCATCGACGGCCTGCCGACCGGCTTTGTCCCCGAGAGCATGGCCCCGCCACCCTGA
- a CDS encoding helix-turn-helix transcriptional regulator, with amino-acid sequence MIGQDPAAPALSLSAFLRALRERQSPAEFGLAAGPRRRTPGLRREEVAQLCGLSVTWYTWIEQGRDVSVSASALARLASGLRLSRAERSYLFEVAGKRDPERPGIRDDPPEEILACVDAIDGPAYILDRTWRARRWNAKASLLFAGWLDADGEKNLLRYIFLRPEARTLILDWTARARRVVAEFRAAVTAYSDDPEIRRLVEELRLGSPDFERCWETQGVLAREGGERTFDHPTMGLLHYQQVSLSLAGWSDYRLTMLLPAARLETSAPYSA; translated from the coding sequence ATGATCGGACAAGACCCGGCCGCCCCGGCTCTCTCGCTCAGTGCGTTCCTGCGGGCGCTCCGGGAGCGCCAGTCGCCGGCCGAATTCGGCCTCGCCGCCGGGCCACGGCGGCGCACGCCCGGGCTGCGGCGCGAGGAGGTCGCCCAGCTCTGCGGCTTGAGCGTCACCTGGTACACATGGATCGAGCAGGGGCGCGACGTGTCCGTCTCGGCCTCGGCACTTGCGCGCCTCGCCAGCGGGTTGCGCCTGTCACGAGCCGAGCGCAGCTATTTGTTTGAAGTCGCCGGCAAGCGCGATCCCGAACGTCCCGGCATTAGGGATGATCCGCCCGAGGAGATCCTGGCCTGCGTCGATGCAATCGATGGACCCGCCTACATCCTCGATCGCACGTGGCGCGCGCGTCGCTGGAATGCGAAGGCGTCGCTGCTGTTTGCGGGATGGCTTGATGCAGACGGCGAGAAAAATCTGCTGCGCTACATCTTCCTCAGGCCCGAGGCGCGAACCCTGATCCTTGACTGGACCGCCCGCGCACGTCGCGTCGTCGCGGAGTTCCGCGCCGCGGTGACGGCCTACTCCGACGATCCGGAGATTCGCCGGCTGGTCGAGGAACTGAGACTGGGAAGCCCCGACTTCGAACGCTGCTGGGAAACGCAGGGAGTGTTGGCGCGCGAAGGAGGCGAGCGCACGTTCGATCACCCGACCATGGGGCTGCTGCACTATCAGCAGGTGTCGCTGTCGCTCGCGGGTTGGTCCGACTATCGGCTGACGATGCTTCTCCCTGCAGCGCGCCTCGAGACGTCCGCGCCCTACTCGGCCTGA
- a CDS encoding metallopeptidase family protein, whose amino-acid sequence MWTDLKAPSLAEMEVTAHDIFERLPAEFRGLCEGVIIRVDDFPTEEVLDEMECESEFDLLGLFQGVGLPQQSFGDVARLPNMVWLYRRPILDYWAEHDETIGHIVRHVLIHEIGHHFGLSDADMEAIEAQAE is encoded by the coding sequence ATGTGGACGGACCTGAAAGCGCCCTCGCTGGCCGAGATGGAAGTGACGGCGCACGACATTTTCGAGCGCCTGCCGGCGGAATTTCGCGGCCTCTGCGAAGGCGTGATCATCCGCGTCGACGACTTCCCCACCGAGGAGGTCCTGGACGAGATGGAATGCGAGAGCGAGTTCGACCTGCTCGGCCTGTTCCAGGGCGTCGGCCTGCCCCAGCAGAGCTTTGGCGACGTGGCGCGGCTGCCCAACATGGTCTGGCTCTACCGCAGGCCGATCCTCGACTACTGGGCCGAGCACGACGAGACCATCGGCCATATCGTCCGCCACGTCTTGATCCACGAGATCGGCCACCATTTTGGCCTCTCTGACGCCGATATGGAGGCGATCGAGGCTCAGGCCGAGTAG